GCGGGCAGTTCCACGCCCAGCAGGTTCACGAAACCGCTATCCCCGTGGTTGCCGATCACCAGCCACGGCTGGTCGAAGTTCGCGCCGTACTGGCCCCAGTAGAGGCGGGGGTGGGCGTTGAAGATCGACATGCCGCTCATCAGCATCACGAAGATGCTGAAGGCGTTGATCCAGTGCCAGATGCGTACCGGCAGTTTCGTGCGGTAGATCAGCGGTGCTTCCGGTTGCGTCCGGTTGTCCGCGTCCGCGTGTTCCATCCCGCTCTCCCCTGTCAGCCCGAAGGCAGCATGACACAGCTTTGCGTGCGCGCAACGAGCTATCTGCACCACGACGATGACATTCGCATGAGCCGTGCGGACGGTTACGGGAAATGTTAAAGGGGCCGCGTCATCGCGATCAGGTCGCGGCGGGTGAAGCGCCGCGCCTCCGCGTCGGCATGGCAGTGGCGGGGCACGGGCAGCAGCGCCTGCGCGGCCGCCTTGCCGATCCACGCGATCTTGCGCCCCTTGCCAACCACCGTGCGGCTGTCCCACGCCTTCGCGCCGCGTCTCGCGACCTCCACGGCGATCTCGCCATAGATGCCCGCCGCCGCCAGGATTGCCCAGCGCTGGCGGGGGGCGAGCCTTGCCGCGCCGATCCGCGCCGAACAGCGGTGGGCCTGCGCCCGTTCGCACAGCCGCGCGGCCAGCCGGGCCATCGTCGCGCGGTAGGGTGGCTTCATCTGCTCACCCGGCGGAATATCGTGCTCCGCCAGCCATTCGGCGGGCAGGTAGCAGCGCGCCGCCGCGTCATCCTCGGCCAGATCGCGCGCGATGTTGGCAAGCTGGAAGGCCAGCCCCAGATCGCAGGCGCGATCGAGCGTATCCTCGTCGTCCGGCGCCACGCCCATGACCACCGCCATCATCACGCCCACCGCCCCGGCGACATGCCAGCAATAGCGCATGAGGTCTGCTTCGCTGCGGGGGTGCCAGTCGGCGGCATCGAGCGCGAAGCCGGCGATCACGTCTTCGGCCATCGCCGGTGTAAGGCCTGTTTCGCGCGCGACCACGCCCAGCGCGTCGAACGCCGGATCGCCGGTTGCCTCGCCCGCGAAAGCGCGCGCGGTCAGGGTGCGGATCTTGGCGAAGCTTTCCTCGCCGCCGTCTTGCGCGCCCAGCGTACCGCCATGGTCCTGCGCGTCGGCTATGTCATCGCACCGCCGGCACCAGGCGTAGAGCAGCCAGACCCGTTCGCGCGTGGCCGGATCGAACAGGCGGCTGGCGGCGGCAAAGCTTTTCGATCCGCGCACGATCGATTGCCGGGCGTGGGCGACGAGGGCGTCTCTCACGCCGCGGTCGTGAAAAGTTCCGGCCTCGCGACCTTCCGTCACAAATCGGCGGCTTTCATCGCGAAGATCGGGGTGTGCGGCACGTGCGCCGCCATCCGCGCCAGCAGCAGATCGAGATCGGGCTCCGCGATGATGATGTCACGATGGGCTTCGCGGATGAAGCCCACGTCGATCATATGGCGGTTGAAGGCGATCAGATGGTCGTAGAACCCGAAGGCGTTGAGCAGCCCCACGGGCTTGGTGTGGTAGCCAAGCTGCGCCCAGCTTACCGCTTCCCACAGTTCATCCATCGTGCCCACCCCGCCGGGGATGGTCAGAAAGCCGTCCGAAAGGTCGGTGAACGCCTGCTTCCGCTGGTGCATGTTGGCGACGACGTGCAGTTCGGTGCAGTCGGTATTGGAAACCTCGGCGCTGACCAGCGCTTCGGGGATCACGCCGATCACTTCGCCGCCGGCCTCCAGCGCACCGCTTGCCACCGCGCCCATCAGGCCCAGCCTGCCGCCGCCATAGACCAGCCCGATGCCGCGCCGGGCCAGCGTGGTGCCGACGTCGCGGGCAAGTTCGACGTACCGGGAATCGGCGGGCGAGGCGGAGCCGCAATAGACGGCAAGGCGTTTCACTTCATATCCTCCAGCATGAGACGGGCGGTCGCCTTCGCGCTGCCGACAACGCCGGGAATGCCGGCGCCCGGATGCGTGCCCGCGCCGACCAGATAGAAATTGGGAATCGCGTCATCGCGGTTGTGCGCGCGGAACCACGCGCTTTGCGTCAGCAGCGGCTCCAGGCTGAACGCGCTGCCCTGATAGGCGGAAAGATCGGTGGCGAAGTCGGTCGGGGCGTAGTGGAACTTGGTCCGGATGCGATCGTGGATGTCCGGGATCAGGCGGCGTCCGACTTCGTCGAGTATCCGCTTTTCCAGCACCGGCCCGATCTCGTTCCAGTCGACCGGCAGCTTGCCCATGTTGGCCACGGGCACCAGCGCGTAGAACGTGCTCATGCCTTCGGGCGCCATCGACGGATCGGTCACGGTCGGGTGGTGCAGGTAGATCGAGAAATCCTGCGGCAGCACGCCGTGCTGGTAGATGTCGTCGAGCAATCCTTTGTAGCGCGGACCGAACAGGATCATGTGGTGCGGAATGCCGGGCCAGGTGCCCTCCACCCCGAAATGCACCACGAACAGGCTGGGCGAGAACCGCTTGCGCGCCAGCGACCGGGCCTGCTGTTTCCCACGCGGATTGTCGGACAGAAGATCGCGGTAGGTGTGCATCAGATCGGCGTTGGAAGCGACCGCATCGAACGGGGCATGCCAGCCGCTGCGGGTCAGGACACCGGTGACCCTGCTGCCCAGCGTTTCCACGCGCGCTACGGGATCGCCCAGCCGCACTTCGCCGCCCAGCCGTTCGAAGTGGCGGACCATGCCGGCGATCAGGCGGTTGGTGCCACCCCTGGCCCACCACACGCCCCCATCCTTTTCCAGCTTGTGGATCAGGGCATAGATCGCGCTGGTGTTCATCGGGTTGCCACCGACGAGCAGGGTGTGGAAGCTGAATGCCTCGCGCAGCTTTTCACTTTCGACGAAGCTCGATACCATCGAATAGACCGACCGCCACGCCTGATAGCGTGCCAGCGCGGGGGCGGCCTTGATCATGCTGGAAAAGTCGAGGAACGGCACCGCGCCCAGCTTGACGTAGCCTTCCTCGAAGACGCCCGCCGAATAGCGCAGGAAATCCTCGTACCCCACGACGTCACCGGGTGAGATGCGCGCGATTTCGGCGCGCAGGTGGGCTTCGTCGTTCGAATAGTCGAATATCGTGCCATCCGGCCAGTTCAGCCGGTAGAACGGGGATACCGGCATCAGGTCCACGTCGTCGGCCAGGCGATGTCCGCTGAGGTTCCACAGCTCCTCAAGGCACGGCGGATCGGTGATGACCGTCGGTCCGGCATCGAACGTGAAGCCATTGCGTTCCCAGTACCAGGCGCGCCCGCCCGGCTTGTCGCGTGCTTCGATGACGGTGGTCTGGATGCCGGCCGACTGCAGGCGGATGGCCAGCGCCAGTCCGCCAAAGCCGGCGCCGATGACACAGGCTCGTTTCACTTGCGCACTCCCGATGGCGATTGGCTGGAATGATGCAGCGGCTGGGGCCTGGCGCCCAGTCCGGTCAGCACGCCGATGGCCTTGCTGATCGCGACCGGAGGACGCCCCGCGAGAATGCGCATCTTGTCGAGCGGGGTCGACCGTCCGGCGTAGAACCGTTCGATCAGGCGCTGGTCCAGACCGTAGAAGCGTTGCAGCACGCGATAGCGGTCCCGTGGCTCCGCAGCGGCGAACAGCATGGAGGAGAGCGCCCGGTCGAACCGTCCGCGCTGCCAATGGCGTCTGGCCCATTCCTCGCTGAACACGGCAAGCGCCTGGCCCGAGAGATCGTCCTGCCGCGCCAGCGCCAGCGCGAAGCGCACGGCATCGGGGACCGAGTAGCTGGTGACCGCGTGGAACAGGCCGGCGCGGCTGCCGGCGCGGGCGATCTGCCCACCGGTCGCGCGCCAGAACCCGTCGAAATCGCCGCCGGCGACAACCGGCAGCACGCCGGTTTCCTCGTCGAGCACGGCTTCCACGCGCCAGCCGCGCGCCAGCGCATAGGCTTCGATCCGGGCGTGGATGGCGGAGATGTCGAGATGGGGGCCGTCCGCATAGTAGGTGTCCTCGATGAACACCTCGTCGGGCGCGAAGGGCAGGCAATAGAGGAAACGGTAGCCATCGATCTGCTCGACCGTGGCGTCCATGATGACGGGCCGCTCCAGCCCGTGCGGGGCTTTCAGTTTCAGCCGCTGGCCCACGAACTTCTGCCAGCCGCCGGTGAGGTGCCCGGCCAGCCGCACCCCGCGTGCGTCTATCACCGCACGAGCCTCAAGCCGGGTGCCGTCGGACAGCGTGACCGCCGTTTCGCTGCACGCCAGCGCGCGCCGGTTGCACAGGATTGCGTCTGCCGGCAGCGCGGCGCGCAGCGCGGCGTCCAGACGGGCCGATGTCATCGCGTAGTAGCTCGTATCGAGCTGGCGATCGTATTGCGGAAAGCGGACCGTGTATCCCGGCCACGCCGCTTCGACGAGCGGCGCCAGCAGCTCGCGCCCGGCCTTGCCCACGTCGCTGCCGAAGAATGACCAAAGATGGTGGCCGCCCAGCGTTTCGCCCTGTTCGACCAGGCACAAAGACAGGTCCGGCCGAGCGCGCGCGAAGGCAAGCGCCGCCAGACCGCCCGCAAGGCCGCCGCCAAGAATAACGATGTCGCAAGTTCGCGAACTCATCCCGATTCACCTAGGCGTTCGACCGGAACGGCGCAACTGCACCATGGGGCCTATCAAGGGTTTGGCAATTCCGTGAGGCTAAGGGGTAGCGATGAAGGCCGATTTTGCATCCCCTCTGCCGCTGACGCCCGACCGGGCAAGGACCGTCGTGGCGCTGCTTATCGCGGCGCTGATCGTCGGCATCCTGCTGGGGGAAGGGCGGCCGCCGATCTGCCCGTGCGGCGTGGTGCGCCTGTGGCAGGGCGTGGTGGAATCGCCCGAAAACAGCCAGCAGGTTTCGGACTGGTACAGCTTCAGCCATCTTATCCACGGAATGCTGCTCTATGGCGCGGCGCGGCTGCTGTGGCGCGTGCCCGCGCTGGCACGGCGGGTTTCGTCGCGCTGGGCCTTGCCATTCGCCGTGCTGATCGAGGGATCGTGGGAACTGCTTGAAAACTCGCCGATCATCATCGATCGCTACCGGTCGGTTACGGTATCGTGGGGCTATTCCGGCGACAGCGTGCTCAATTCGGCAAGCGACATCGGTTTCATGACCCTCGGCTTTCTTGTCGCCTCGCGTCTGCCGGCACGGGCCACCATCGCGCTGGCGATCGCGTTCGAACTGTTCACGCTGGCAATGATCCGCGACAACCTGACGCTCAACGTGCTGATGCTGGCGTGGCCGATCGAGGCGATTCGCCACTGGCAGGCCGCTGCCTGACCGCATTCCGGCCGGTTTTGGAATTTTTCCGGGTGACCGGAAAGATTTCCGGGGGCGGGATGAAGGGTGGTCTGCCCGCCCCCGGAGCGGGAGCGGGTCCGGGGGGGCCGCTCCCAAGGCTGGAAATTCGAGAGATCAAATTCCGCTACGGCATCGGACCGTCCTTGCGTCGGTTCGGTCTACCGTTGCGAGCGGTTCTTGCACGGCTGCACATGACGCAGGATGATCCGGCGCATGAACGTTCGTTAATTCTTGGGCCGATCGTGCGCGGCGCGTGACGCGATGTTCTTGATCCCAGTCAATGCGCAAGGCACTCTTCTGCCGAAGCAAGGCAGGTGAACCGGCAAAAGCCGGCATCCATAAGCCGGCTCATGGAGAGGTATGATGGCTCAGGAAGCGAAGACGGATCACGTTGACGTGCTGATTGTCGGCGCCGGCATTTCCGGCATCGGATCGGCCTATCACTTGCAGGACCAGTGCCCCGGCAAGAGCTATGTCGTGATCGAGGCGAAGGATACGTTCGGCGGGACGTGGGAAACCCACAAGTACCCCGGCGTCCGTTCGGACTCCGATCTCTACACCTTCGGGTACCGCTTCAAGCCCTGGATCGGCGCGCCGATCGCCAGCGCCGATGAAATCCTCAAGTACATGGGCGAGGTGATCGACGAGAACGGCATCGGCGAACACATCCGCTATGGCCACCGCATCACCGGCTGCCACTGGTCCAGCGCGGACAACCTGTGGACGGTGGAAGCCACGCGCAAGGCGGACGGGGCGAAGGTGACCTTCACCGCCAATTTCCTGTGGATGTGCCAGGGCTATTACGATCACGAGAAGCCCTATGTGCCCGACTGGACCGGCCTTTCGGACTACAAGGGCACGTTCATCCACGCCCAGTTGTGGGACCCGGCGATCGACGTCAAGGGCAAGCGGGTGCTGGTGATCGGCTCGGGCGCGACCGCCGCCACGGTCGTTCCGGCGTTTTGCGATGCCGGCGCGCAGGTGACGATGCTCCAGCGTTCGCCGACCTATTTCTTCTGCCACCCCAACCAGAACGAACTGGCCGATCGTCTGCGCCAGATCGGCATCGACGAACCGACCATCCACCGTGTCGTGCGCGCGCAGGTCATGCACGATCAGGACGTGCTGACGAAGCGCTGCCAGACCGAACCGGACGTGGTGTTCGAGGAGCTGAAGGCGCTGGTGCGCGCCTATGCAGGTGAAGACTTCACGTTCGAGCCGCATTTCACCCCCAAGTATCGCGTGTGGCAGCAGCGCCTAGCCTTCTGTCCCGATGGCGACCTGTTCCAGCATGCTGCGGCCGGTCATGTGCGGGTGGTGACCGACACGATCGACCGCTTCACCGAAAAGGGCGTGCGGACGGCCTCGGGCGAGGAACTGGAGGCCGATATTGTGGTCGCCTGCACCGGCTTCCGCCTGTCCGTGATGGGCGACATTCCCTTCGCCGTCGATGGCAAGGCGGTCAACTGGCACGATACAGTCAACTATCGCGGCATGATGTTCACCGGCGTTCCCAACCTCGTCTGGGTCATGGGCTATTTCAGGGCGAGCTGGACGCTGCGTGTCGACATGCTGGGCGATTTCGTGTGCAAGCTGCTCAACCACATGGATGCGCGCGGTGCGAAGCGGATCGACGTGGCGCTACGGCCCGAGGACGAGGGGATGGAGCTTGGGCCGTGGATCGAGCGCGACAACTTCAATCCCGGCTATCTCATGCGCGGACTGGATGAGTTGCCGCGCGGAGGCGACAAGCCGGAATGGCGGCACAATCAGGACTATTGGGCCGAACGCGTGGAAATCCCGGCGATCGATCTGGAAGGCACGGAATTCGTCTATGATGGCGTGAAACGGACGGCCTCGGCGAAAGCGGAGGAACCGGTCGCGGCCTGATCGCGCGGCTTCCCGTCGTATTTGACCGTCCGCTTGCCGTTGCGGCGGCGCATCCGGCGTTCCTTGGCTGGACGCGCCGCCGCAATGCGCCTAATGCTGGCTCACACCCCGGGGAGCCTGCGTTTCCAAAAGGCTGAGAGGTGGGTTTCGCAGCCCACGACCCGTCGAACCTGAACCCGTTAGCACGGGCGGAGGGAAGGGCGGCCGCGCTGGCGCTCTTCGTCCGTCCCAGGAAGGAAGCGTGCCATGGCCGACATCAACTCCCCCCTCGAAATTGGCGTGACGACCGGCCCCATTCGCGGCAGCCGCAAGATTTACGTTGAATCGCCGAACTTTCCGGGGGTGAAGGTCGCCATGCGCGAAATCGCGCTGGAGCCGTCGTCGGGCGAAGCGCCGCTGCGGGTCTATGACACTTCGGGCGCCTATACCGATCCTGCCGCCACGATCGACATTGCCGCCGGCCTTGCCCCGCTGCGCCACGACTGGATCGTGGCCCGGGGCGATGTGGAGACCTATTCCGCGCGCGAGGTGAAGCCCGAGGACAATGGTCAGCTCGGCCCCGACCGTTCGGGTGGCGTCCCGCCGTTCCCCAACGTGAACACGGCGCCGCTGCGGGCCAAGGCGGGGCAGAACGTCACGCAGATGCACTATGCCCGCCGGGGTATCATCACTCCCGAGATGGAATATGTCGCCATCCGCGAGAACCTGGGGCGCAAGCAACTCAAGGAAGCGCTGGCGCGCGATGGGCAGGATTGGGGCGCGAGCATTCCGGACTACGTGACGCCCGAATTCGTGCGCGAGGAAGTGGCGCGTGGCCGGGCGATCATTCCCAGCAACATCAACCACCCGGAAAGCGAGCCGATGGCGATCGGCCGCAACTTCCTGGTGAAGATCAACGCCAACATCGGCAATTCTGCGGTGGCCTCGGACGTCGCCAGCGAAGTCGACAAGATGGTCTGGTCAATCCGCTGGGGTGCGGACACGGTGATGGACCTGTCCACCGGCCGAAACATCCACGACACGCGCGAATGGATCCTCCGCAACAGCCCGGTGCCGATCGGCACCGTGCCGATCTACCAGGCGCTGGAAAAGGTCGGCGGCATCGCCGAGGATCTCACCTGGGAAGTGTTCCGTGATACGCTGATCGAACAGGCGGAGCAGGGCGTCGATTACTTCACGATCCACGCCGGCGTGCGCCTGCCCTATATTCCGATGACCGCCAAGCGCGTGACCGGCATTGTCAGCCGTGGCGGCTCGATCATGGCCAAGTGGTGCCTGGCGCACCACCGCGAGAGCTTCCTCTACGAGAAGTTCGACGAAATCACCGAGATCATGAAGGCCTATGACATCGCCTATTCGCTGGGCGATGGCCTGCGCCCCGGTTCGGTGGCCGACGCTAACGACGAGGCACAGTTCGCCGAGCTCTACATGCTGGGCGAACTGACCAAGCGCGCCTGGGCGCAGGACGTGCAGGTGATGATCGAGGGGCCGGGCCATGTGCCGATGCACAAGGTCAAGGAGAACATGGACAAGCAGCTTGCCGCCTGCGGTGAAGCGCCGTTCTACACGCTCGGGCCACTCGTTACCGACATCGCGCCGGGCTACGACCACATCACCAGCGGCATCGGTGCGGCGATGATCGGCTGGTTCGGCACGGCGATGCTGTGCTACGTCACGCCCAAGGAGCACCTTGGCCTGCCCGATCGCGACGACGTGAAGGTGGGCGTTGTCACCTACAAGCTCGCCGCCCACGCCGCCGATCTCGCCAAGGGGCACCCGGCCGCCAAGCTGCGCGACGATGCGCTGAGCCGCGCGCGCTTCGAGTTCCGCTGGCGCGACCAGTTCAACCTCAGCCTCGACCCAGATACGGCCGAGCAGTACCACGACCAGACGCTGCCCGCCGAAGGTGCCAAGACCGCGCACTTCTGTTCGATGTGCGGCCCGAAGTTCTGCTCGATGAAGATCACGCAGGAAGTGCGCGATTTCGCGGCGAAGCAGAACCAGCCCAGCACCGGCTTCATCGCGGCGGACGAGGCGGAGAAGGGCATGGCCGAGATGAGCGAGAAGTACCGCGAAGCGGGCGATCTCTATATCCCGGCGGCGGAATAGGCGGCGGTTCCGTACAATCGGCCGCGCCCATTTCCTGTTAGGCTTCCTGTCCTGATGGATGGGGAGCCTGACAGCCATGTTTCACGGGAATGTAAGCCTTGAAATCGCGCAAGGGCTGCAACTGCTCAAGAAGCGGATCGACGCCGCGCGCATACCGCCCTCGAAGCTTGACGAGACGCTGAACATCGCCACCTGGAACGTCCGCGAATTCGGGAAGAAGCGGCGTAGCGAGGCGGCGATCCATTATATCGCGGAAATCATAGGCCAGTTCGATCTGGTCGGGCTGGTCGAACTGCGTGACGACCTGACCGATCTCCATCGGGTGCTTTGCATCCTCGGGCCTTATTGGGATGCGGTCTATTCCGATGCGGTTCTCGATGCGGGCGGCAATCGCGAACGGATCTGCTATCTGTTCGACAGCCGGACGGTACGTTTCAACGGCATGGCGTGCGAGGCCAGCCCCCCGCGCAAGAAGCGCGGGACCGAATACATTGCCGAGGATTCCTGGTGGCGATCGCCCTATGTGGCCGCGTTCAAGGCCGGAAACTTCGATTTCCTGGCCTTCACCACGCATGTCCGCTGGGGTGATAGCGACGCAGCGCGGCTGAAGGAAATCCAGGGCCTTGCCGATTGGGTGAAAGCCAAGGCTGCCGAAAAGCACGCCGAGGACAAGGACATCATCGTGATGGGGGATTTCAACATTCCCAGCCGCCAGGACCCGATGTTCGCGGCGATCACGTCGGGCGGGCTGAAACTGCCCACGGCCCTGCTCGATGACAGCTTCGGCACCAATCTCGCGCGTGACAAGCGCTATGACCAGATCCTGCACATGCCGCGCTTCGAGGACAATTTCACCAACGCGGGCGGCGTGGTTGATTTCTACGCCAGCGATCACAAGCCGCTGTTTCCCGATATCGACAAGCAGGCCTTCACCTACCAGATGTCCGATCACCTGCCGCTGTGGATACAGATCAATACCGATATCGACGGCATGTTACTGGAGCAGATCATTCAGCGGAAATCGCGTTGACGGCGCTTCGGCCGCTTGTCCGAAGCGCCCGAAAGCGATTGCCATCCACGGCGCTTTGACTACTCTTCCAGGCTCGGGGATTTGTCATGGGGGCAAGGTGATCTTTCTTCGACGTTTGCAATGGCGCGGTGTCGCAGCGTTCGTTTGTGCGCCCGCGCTGGCGCTCATTTTGCCATCGCCGGCGGCGCACGCGTGCCCGCGATCGGATGCCTTGGCGCCCAAGAATGCAAAAACGCAGTACCGGCAGCGGGAAGATCGCTGCGAAGGGATCTACGCCACGCCGGTATCGACCACGTCGCGTCCCCGCATTGTCGGCTTTCACCGGAAAGCGTTTCCCGGCGTCGCGTTCTCGACCATACCGTCCACCTCGCTCAGCCTTCTCGTTGGATCGCAATCGCGTCCGGTGAGCATCAGGGCCATATCGCTGCGGCCGCGGACCTATTACGCAATGGATACGGACCTTGCGGCGGGGCGGTCCGGCTATTCCTGGAAAACGTCCATACTGTCGTCGCCGGAACTGGCGTTGCGCGCCAATGAACTGGGCGTGCTGGCCTGCGACAACATGTGCCTTCCGCAGGCCACGACTTCGTATTTCCCCGTCGAGCTTGCGATCCCCGCCTCGCCCGCGCAGGCGGTGGGATATGTGCTGATCTTCCAGTCGGATGTCAGCATAGAACGCGCGGCGGTCACGCTACAGGATGCGAGCGGCGCCACCGTGCTGCAGCGCCAGCTTAACGGCCGTTACGTGGGGTCATGGCCGATAACGGCCGCGATCGGGCAGCCGCGTGCGGGTACCTATCGGGTCAGGCTGACGGCCGAGGCAAGCGACGGCACCCGCCTCAACGCCGCTTATTCGATCGTGATTCCCTGAGGATGACCGCCGGGACGCCAACACCGGCGCCTGCCCGGCGCTGGTTCGGGCGATGGCATGCCCTGGCCATCGCGGGGCTGTCGCGCGTGACGGTCGCGATCTGGCTGTTCGTCTTGCTCGTGCTCGCGGCAATCGTGCTCAACTTTGTCGCCAAGCCGACGGTGGAATTTTCGCTATACGCGCAAGTGGAGGGATTCAGCTTCGTCACCCGCGGCAGGATGTCCACCAATACGATCAAATTGCGCAGCGCCGAAATCCTGTCGGCCGGGCAGGTGACAGTCGATGACCGGCCGGTTCCGATCGCCGGGGCCAGCCGGGTGAAGATCGTAGGCGTCGACGGCGATCTCACGCTTT
The Novosphingobium sp. EMRT-2 genome window above contains:
- a CDS encoding phytoene desaturase — its product is MKRACVIGAGFGGLALAIRLQSAGIQTTVIEARDKPGGRAWYWERNGFTFDAGPTVITDPPCLEELWNLSGHRLADDVDLMPVSPFYRLNWPDGTIFDYSNDEAHLRAEIARISPGDVVGYEDFLRYSAGVFEEGYVKLGAVPFLDFSSMIKAAPALARYQAWRSVYSMVSSFVESEKLREAFSFHTLLVGGNPMNTSAIYALIHKLEKDGGVWWARGGTNRLIAGMVRHFERLGGEVRLGDPVARVETLGSRVTGVLTRSGWHAPFDAVASNADLMHTYRDLLSDNPRGKQQARSLARKRFSPSLFVVHFGVEGTWPGIPHHMILFGPRYKGLLDDIYQHGVLPQDFSIYLHHPTVTDPSMAPEGMSTFYALVPVANMGKLPVDWNEIGPVLEKRILDEVGRRLIPDIHDRIRTKFHYAPTDFATDLSAYQGSAFSLEPLLTQSAWFRAHNRDDAIPNFYLVGAGTHPGAGIPGVVGSAKATARLMLEDMK
- the thiC gene encoding phosphomethylpyrimidine synthase ThiC; the encoded protein is MADINSPLEIGVTTGPIRGSRKIYVESPNFPGVKVAMREIALEPSSGEAPLRVYDTSGAYTDPAATIDIAAGLAPLRHDWIVARGDVETYSAREVKPEDNGQLGPDRSGGVPPFPNVNTAPLRAKAGQNVTQMHYARRGIITPEMEYVAIRENLGRKQLKEALARDGQDWGASIPDYVTPEFVREEVARGRAIIPSNINHPESEPMAIGRNFLVKINANIGNSAVASDVASEVDKMVWSIRWGADTVMDLSTGRNIHDTREWILRNSPVPIGTVPIYQALEKVGGIAEDLTWEVFRDTLIEQAEQGVDYFTIHAGVRLPYIPMTAKRVTGIVSRGGSIMAKWCLAHHRESFLYEKFDEITEIMKAYDIAYSLGDGLRPGSVADANDEAQFAELYMLGELTKRAWAQDVQVMIEGPGHVPMHKVKENMDKQLAACGEAPFYTLGPLVTDIAPGYDHITSGIGAAMIGWFGTAMLCYVTPKEHLGLPDRDDVKVGVVTYKLAAHAADLAKGHPAAKLRDDALSRARFEFRWRDQFNLSLDPDTAEQYHDQTLPAEGAKTAHFCSMCGPKFCSMKITQEVRDFAAKQNQPSTGFIAADEAEKGMAEMSEKYREAGDLYIPAAE
- a CDS encoding TIGR00730 family Rossman fold protein; the protein is MKRLAVYCGSASPADSRYVELARDVGTTLARRGIGLVYGGGRLGLMGAVASGALEAGGEVIGVIPEALVSAEVSNTDCTELHVVANMHQRKQAFTDLSDGFLTIPGGVGTMDELWEAVSWAQLGYHTKPVGLLNAFGFYDHLIAFNRHMIDVGFIREAHRDIIIAEPDLDLLLARMAAHVPHTPIFAMKAADL
- a CDS encoding DUF2585 domain-containing protein, whose amino-acid sequence is MKADFASPLPLTPDRARTVVALLIAALIVGILLGEGRPPICPCGVVRLWQGVVESPENSQQVSDWYSFSHLIHGMLLYGAARLLWRVPALARRVSSRWALPFAVLIEGSWELLENSPIIIDRYRSVTVSWGYSGDSVLNSASDIGFMTLGFLVASRLPARATIALAIAFELFTLAMIRDNLTLNVLMLAWPIEAIRHWQAAA
- a CDS encoding phytoene/squalene synthase family protein; translated protein: MRDALVAHARQSIVRGSKSFAAASRLFDPATRERVWLLYAWCRRCDDIADAQDHGGTLGAQDGGEESFAKIRTLTARAFAGEATGDPAFDALGVVARETGLTPAMAEDVIAGFALDAADWHPRSEADLMRYCWHVAGAVGVMMAVVMGVAPDDEDTLDRACDLGLAFQLANIARDLAEDDAAARCYLPAEWLAEHDIPPGEQMKPPYRATMARLAARLCERAQAHRCSARIGAARLAPRQRWAILAAAGIYGEIAVEVARRGAKAWDSRTVVGKGRKIAWIGKAAAQALLPVPRHCHADAEARRFTRRDLIAMTRPL
- a CDS encoding NAD(P)/FAD-dependent oxidoreductase, whose product is MAQEAKTDHVDVLIVGAGISGIGSAYHLQDQCPGKSYVVIEAKDTFGGTWETHKYPGVRSDSDLYTFGYRFKPWIGAPIASADEILKYMGEVIDENGIGEHIRYGHRITGCHWSSADNLWTVEATRKADGAKVTFTANFLWMCQGYYDHEKPYVPDWTGLSDYKGTFIHAQLWDPAIDVKGKRVLVIGSGATAATVVPAFCDAGAQVTMLQRSPTYFFCHPNQNELADRLRQIGIDEPTIHRVVRAQVMHDQDVLTKRCQTEPDVVFEELKALVRAYAGEDFTFEPHFTPKYRVWQQRLAFCPDGDLFQHAAAGHVRVVTDTIDRFTEKGVRTASGEELEADIVVACTGFRLSVMGDIPFAVDGKAVNWHDTVNYRGMMFTGVPNLVWVMGYFRASWTLRVDMLGDFVCKLLNHMDARGAKRIDVALRPEDEGMELGPWIERDNFNPGYLMRGLDELPRGGDKPEWRHNQDYWAERVEIPAIDLEGTEFVYDGVKRTASAKAEEPVAA
- a CDS encoding endonuclease/exonuclease/phosphatase family protein, whose protein sequence is MFHGNVSLEIAQGLQLLKKRIDAARIPPSKLDETLNIATWNVREFGKKRRSEAAIHYIAEIIGQFDLVGLVELRDDLTDLHRVLCILGPYWDAVYSDAVLDAGGNRERICYLFDSRTVRFNGMACEASPPRKKRGTEYIAEDSWWRSPYVAAFKAGNFDFLAFTTHVRWGDSDAARLKEIQGLADWVKAKAAEKHAEDKDIIVMGDFNIPSRQDPMFAAITSGGLKLPTALLDDSFGTNLARDKRYDQILHMPRFEDNFTNAGGVVDFYASDHKPLFPDIDKQAFTYQMSDHLPLWIQINTDIDGMLLEQIIQRKSR
- the crtY gene encoding lycopene beta-cyclase CrtY, translating into MSSRTCDIVILGGGLAGGLAALAFARARPDLSLCLVEQGETLGGHHLWSFFGSDVGKAGRELLAPLVEAAWPGYTVRFPQYDRQLDTSYYAMTSARLDAALRAALPADAILCNRRALACSETAVTLSDGTRLEARAVIDARGVRLAGHLTGGWQKFVGQRLKLKAPHGLERPVIMDATVEQIDGYRFLYCLPFAPDEVFIEDTYYADGPHLDISAIHARIEAYALARGWRVEAVLDEETGVLPVVAGGDFDGFWRATGGQIARAGSRAGLFHAVTSYSVPDAVRFALALARQDDLSGQALAVFSEEWARRHWQRGRFDRALSSMLFAAAEPRDRYRVLQRFYGLDQRLIERFYAGRSTPLDKMRILAGRPPVAISKAIGVLTGLGARPQPLHHSSQSPSGVRK